One Flagellimonas sp. CMM7 genomic region harbors:
- a CDS encoding tyrosine-type recombinase/integrase, giving the protein MKLSIKLDKSQRALNPYGHPIIIYITSNYGEKKVRTGYRTEKNHWNEKLSEPNKKHPDYYNLFRYIEELKSKISKIGFESTRTNLTIEDAVSMLFRKSSDSFFEMGIEGIDKYSTKASALKSFCKKNPDIKMHEVTSKVVEKYFKNELKNRSPRGVDSYKRSLKAIWNSISNEPNPFNVTIKIPDKENRVATTEDIKILVNAELEGMSAFYRDCWLLMFYLGGIDLEVLVRLKSENIVGDRVNFNRGKGNSEAFCSNIILPEAKAIIDKYKEDYFVPIHKYIYREFRSNFSRRFRPVCKKLGLTVELTPKNVRHTFIDRAQNLLIDERIVGQIVGHKFKTTTSLYTNQFPKVVQDEAHAKIIAL; this is encoded by the coding sequence ATGAAGCTATCCATTAAACTAGACAAGTCCCAAAGGGCGTTGAACCCTTATGGACACCCGATTATCATCTATATTACCTCAAATTATGGTGAAAAAAAGGTGAGAACGGGGTACAGGACAGAAAAAAATCACTGGAACGAAAAACTTTCTGAACCAAATAAAAAACATCCCGATTACTACAATCTGTTCCGGTACATTGAAGAACTTAAGTCTAAGATAAGTAAAATCGGGTTTGAATCCACCAGAACCAACCTTACAATAGAAGATGCTGTTTCAATGTTGTTTCGGAAAAGCTCCGATTCATTCTTTGAAATGGGAATTGAAGGCATTGATAAATACAGTACAAAGGCCAGCGCCTTGAAATCATTCTGCAAAAAGAACCCTGATATTAAAATGCACGAGGTAACTTCAAAAGTAGTGGAGAAGTATTTTAAGAACGAATTAAAGAACAGGAGTCCAAGAGGGGTTGATTCTTATAAACGTTCCTTAAAAGCGATATGGAACAGCATCAGCAATGAGCCAAACCCTTTTAATGTAACCATAAAGATACCGGACAAAGAAAACAGGGTTGCCACTACAGAGGATATTAAAATACTTGTGAATGCTGAATTGGAAGGTATGTCCGCTTTTTACCGTGATTGCTGGTTGTTGATGTTCTATCTAGGAGGTATTGATCTGGAAGTATTGGTAAGATTGAAAAGTGAAAACATAGTAGGGGATAGGGTGAACTTTAACAGAGGTAAGGGGAATTCAGAAGCTTTTTGTTCAAATATCATACTGCCGGAGGCAAAAGCTATCATTGATAAGTATAAAGAGGATTACTTCGTTCCAATACATAAATACATTTATCGTGAGTTTAGAAGCAATTTCTCCAGAAGGTTCAGGCCTGTATGTAAAAAGCTTGGTTTAACTGTGGAGCTTACACCTAAGAACGTTAGGCATACTTTTATTGATAGGGCACAAAATCTATTGATTGATGAAAGGATTGTTGGGCAGATTGTGGGTCATAAGTTCAAGACTACCACAAGTCTTTATACGAATCAATTTCCTAAAGTTGTCCAGGATGAAGCACATGCTAAGATAATAGCTCTTTAA
- a CDS encoding DUF6169 family protein, translated as MGIPIIRKISVSVNCKQLPPLDPKVGPTICQILEEYTANHPDELLTYVCDDLDGKGHQRRIKFLRWYEHHSNGSLLALPQEIKSEDQTIYTCLIFDPKVYNEQHIQTAYEEEISLLETVKE; from the coding sequence ATGGGGATACCTATTATCAGAAAAATTAGCGTTTCTGTAAACTGCAAACAACTACCTCCTCTTGACCCAAAAGTAGGGCCAACAATTTGTCAAATTCTAGAAGAATACACAGCTAATCATCCGGATGAACTATTGACATATGTTTGCGATGACCTAGATGGCAAAGGGCATCAAAGACGAATTAAATTCTTACGTTGGTACGAACATCATAGCAACGGTTCGCTTTTGGCACTGCCACAAGAGATAAAGAGTGAAGACCAAACCATTTATACTTGCCTGATTTTTGATCCTAAAGTTTACAACGAACAACATATCCAAACAGCCTACGAAGAAGAAATAAGCCTTCTGGAGACTGTGAAAGAATAA
- a CDS encoding Crp/Fnr family transcriptional regulator has protein sequence MVLKEKIRALISKFQILNKEEVEILVEKTVVDSFKKDTLLLKEGQIPTKCYMVVEGCVREYLIKDGEEKSTAFFMEGDTFTPHSHDSKPSKHYWECVEDCILTISNKSFEEEIRAALPRLEAVFQEIAIQKINKAKEEWSEFITSSPEERYLNLLETKPLLLNRIPQHQIASYLGMKPQSLSRIRKRLANKKV, from the coding sequence ATGGTCTTAAAAGAAAAAATAAGAGCTCTTATCAGCAAATTTCAAATATTGAACAAAGAGGAAGTGGAAATTCTTGTTGAAAAAACTGTTGTGGATTCATTTAAAAAAGATACACTCTTGCTGAAAGAGGGGCAAATTCCAACAAAGTGCTATATGGTGGTCGAAGGCTGTGTTAGAGAGTATTTGATAAAAGATGGAGAAGAAAAATCTACAGCTTTCTTTATGGAAGGCGATACATTCACACCTCATTCGCATGATAGCAAACCCTCAAAACATTATTGGGAATGTGTTGAAGATTGTATTTTAACCATCAGCAACAAGAGTTTTGAAGAAGAGATACGTGCTGCACTTCCAAGACTGGAAGCTGTTTTTCAAGAAATAGCTATCCAAAAAATAAACAAAGCCAAAGAGGAATGGAGCGAATTTATTACTTCTTCACCAGAAGAAAGATATCTTAATTTGCTCGAAACAAAGCCCCTTCTCCTAAACAGAATTCCCCAGCATCAGATAGCAAGTTATCTTGGTATGAAGCCACAGTCATTAAGCAGAATTCGAAAAAGGTTAGCAAACAAAAAAGTCTAA
- a CDS encoding formylglycine-generating enzyme family protein: MKQFITYTSWLAIFVLVTFQMSCKEQGVKESKGENSKLIEKSDSNNIERDPYTEIPEGMETPTGMVWVPGAKFTKGAVIQDKMAMNHEGPAHKVAVDGFFMDVSEVTNKEFRRFVEETDYITVAEREIDWEEMRKQLPDGTPKPHDSILKPGSLTFKKTKNSVPNLYDFSQWWRWTIGANWKHPYGPESSIKGKDHHPVVHISFEDAIAYCDWAGRRLPTEAEWELAAKGDKRNSIFFWGDDISLLGENANTWEGEFPVENTQKDGFEGSAPIKSYAPNSLGLYDMAGNVWEWTSDWYNTHHYQNRPTLKKCP; encoded by the coding sequence ATGAAACAGTTTATTACGTATACATCATGGTTAGCAATTTTCGTTTTGGTCACTTTTCAAATGAGTTGCAAAGAGCAAGGTGTAAAAGAAAGCAAGGGTGAAAATTCAAAATTAATAGAGAAATCAGATTCTAATAATATTGAAAGAGACCCATACACGGAGATTCCTGAAGGAATGGAAACTCCTACAGGTATGGTTTGGGTTCCTGGAGCTAAATTTACGAAAGGCGCAGTTATCCAAGACAAAATGGCTATGAATCATGAAGGGCCAGCACATAAAGTTGCCGTGGATGGTTTTTTTATGGATGTATCCGAAGTGACCAACAAAGAGTTCAGAAGATTTGTGGAAGAAACAGATTATATCACTGTGGCAGAAAGGGAAATTGATTGGGAAGAGATGAGAAAACAGCTACCAGATGGAACGCCCAAGCCACATGATAGCATTCTAAAGCCTGGGTCACTAACCTTCAAAAAAACTAAGAATTCAGTACCCAATCTTTATGATTTTTCGCAATGGTGGAGGTGGACCATTGGAGCAAATTGGAAACACCCATATGGTCCCGAAAGTTCCATTAAGGGAAAAGACCATCATCCTGTAGTACACATTTCTTTTGAGGATGCTATTGCCTATTGCGATTGGGCAGGGAGAAGGCTGCCCACCGAAGCGGAATGGGAATTGGCAGCGAAGGGAGATAAAAGAAATTCCATTTTTTTCTGGGGCGATGATATCTCGCTTTTAGGTGAAAATGCAAATACTTGGGAAGGAGAGTTTCCTGTAGAAAATACTCAAAAAGATGGATTTGAAGGAAGTGCACCAATAAAATCATATGCTCCCAATAGTCTAGGTTTATATGATATGGCAGGAAACGTATGGGAATGGACTAGCGATTGGTACAACACTCATCACTACCAGAACAGGCCAACGCTAAAAAAGTGCCCTTAA
- a CDS encoding SUMF1/EgtB/PvdO family nonheme iron enzyme, with protein MGAISPYNQQNPYAKEKVMKGGSFLCSESYCASYRVSARMATSIDSSLEHLGFRTVVTAQMLQGQTKGE; from the coding sequence ATGGGAGCAATTTCTCCCTATAACCAACAGAATCCCTATGCCAAAGAAAAAGTAATGAAAGGAGGTTCATTTTTATGTAGTGAGTCTTATTGTGCAAGTTATAGGGTTTCGGCGCGAATGGCTACTAGTATTGATTCATCACTAGAACACTTGGGATTTAGAACTGTAGTCACCGCTCAAATGTTACAGGGGCAAACCAAGGGAGAGTGA
- a CDS encoding aldose epimerase family protein has product MLEVVSISNSNGAQLEISNYGATILSLKTLDKNGNLVNVAVGLESPEEYTKQSHLDSQLFLGAIIGRYAGRISGGAITIENQEYPIHNQNGVHLHGGKQGFDKKFWNIDQVTKHINPSVKLSYLSEHLEENYPGNLNVSVVYELMESNSVKITYQATTDKTTLVNLTNHSYFNLDGGGSILKHCLQVHSDSHIEVDQKLRPTGNIIPSENTRFDFNRQSQIENSNFVGLDDTFVLKQTPSKVATLLSKSNGIYMNVYTNQPAMVIYTPKSFPALNYYSRSGYDKFPAICFEAQNFPDAPNHPHFPSSVLKPDQTYLQETIFEFKVESDL; this is encoded by the coding sequence ATGTTAGAAGTTGTATCAATAAGCAATTCAAACGGAGCGCAATTGGAAATTTCCAACTATGGAGCCACCATACTATCTTTAAAAACACTAGATAAAAACGGGAACCTTGTAAACGTTGCTGTTGGACTTGAATCACCAGAAGAGTATACCAAGCAAAGTCATTTGGACAGTCAACTATTCTTGGGTGCTATTATTGGACGATATGCAGGTAGAATCTCTGGAGGGGCAATTACAATAGAAAACCAAGAATATCCAATTCATAACCAAAATGGCGTGCACCTGCATGGAGGAAAGCAGGGTTTTGATAAAAAGTTCTGGAATATTGATCAGGTGACTAAGCATATAAACCCATCAGTTAAACTGTCATATTTAAGCGAGCATTTAGAAGAAAATTACCCCGGAAATCTCAATGTTTCAGTAGTCTATGAATTAATGGAATCCAATTCCGTAAAAATAACTTATCAAGCTACTACGGATAAAACCACACTGGTCAACTTAACAAACCATTCATACTTTAACTTAGATGGTGGAGGAAGCATTCTAAAACATTGTTTACAGGTTCATAGCGATTCCCATATAGAAGTAGACCAAAAATTACGTCCTACGGGCAATATAATACCCTCGGAGAATACCCGATTTGATTTTAATCGCCAATCACAAATTGAGAATTCAAACTTTGTTGGTCTTGACGATACGTTTGTCCTAAAACAAACTCCATCCAAAGTGGCGACACTTCTATCCAAATCTAACGGTATTTATATGAATGTTTACACAAATCAGCCCGCTATGGTGATTTATACGCCAAAATCTTTCCCAGCTCTTAATTATTATTCCCGTAGTGGTTATGATAAGTTTCCTGCTATTTGTTTTGAAGCTCAAAATTTTCCAGATGCTCCAAACCACCCTCATTTTCCCTCAAGTGTATTGAAACCAGATCAAACTTATTTGCAAGAGACCATTTTTGAATTTAAAGTTGAAAGTGATTTGTAA
- a CDS encoding NAD(P)-dependent alcohol dehydrogenase: protein MKAIVCTKYGTPDVLQFQEVEKPVAKEDEILIKIHAAAVTTAGLIGRKGEPFFTRLFSGLFKPKKNILGMELAGEIEAIGENVKLFEEGEQVFGLTGMSLGSNAEYKSLSENAAVIRKSSNTDYVESVAVIEGGLTALNFLNNKGKIQRGQKVLIYGASGSVGTASIQLAKYFGAEVTGVCSTANIKMVKLLGANTAIDYTKEDFTKNGQTYDIIFDTVGKQSFFRCRDSLKPQGVYLDAAGISTIFHMCWTSLFSRKKAILTATYMRPTSVIKRDLAILKELVEAGEIKPVIDRCYTLEQTAEAHQYVETGRKKGNVVIKTNQDVGN, encoded by the coding sequence ATGAAAGCAATAGTGTGCACAAAATATGGAACACCTGATGTACTACAGTTTCAAGAGGTAGAAAAACCTGTTGCAAAAGAAGATGAAATACTAATAAAGATCCACGCCGCAGCAGTGACCACAGCAGGTCTTATAGGTCGAAAAGGGGAGCCGTTTTTTACCAGATTATTCAGTGGTCTTTTTAAACCAAAAAAAAATATTCTGGGAATGGAGCTGGCCGGTGAAATTGAAGCCATCGGTGAAAACGTAAAATTATTTGAAGAAGGAGAACAGGTTTTTGGACTCACGGGAATGTCCCTTGGCTCAAATGCTGAATATAAATCCCTATCAGAGAATGCCGCTGTAATCAGAAAATCGTCCAATACCGACTATGTGGAATCTGTAGCTGTTATTGAAGGGGGGTTAACGGCATTGAACTTTCTAAATAACAAAGGGAAAATCCAACGCGGACAAAAGGTCCTTATTTATGGTGCTTCCGGATCGGTAGGAACCGCTTCCATACAGCTGGCCAAATACTTTGGTGCGGAAGTTACTGGGGTCTGTAGTACAGCAAATATTAAAATGGTTAAACTTTTGGGAGCAAATACTGCCATAGATTATACTAAGGAGGACTTTACCAAAAACGGCCAGACCTACGACATTATTTTTGACACGGTAGGTAAACAATCATTTTTTCGCTGTAGAGATTCGCTCAAACCACAAGGAGTATATCTTGATGCCGCAGGGATATCTACTATTTTTCACATGTGTTGGACTTCATTGTTCAGCCGCAAAAAAGCCATTTTAACAGCAACCTATATGAGACCAACGAGTGTGATCAAACGGGATCTAGCTATCTTAAAAGAGTTGGTTGAAGCAGGGGAAATAAAGCCGGTAATAGACCGATGCTACACACTGGAGCAAACTGCAGAGGCCCATCAATATGTTGAAACAGGGCGTAAAAAGGGAAATGTAGTTATCAAAACAAATCAAGATGTCGGTAACTAA
- a CDS encoding ribonuclease H, translated as MNEIEIWTDGSCDPNPGKGGWAFALNKKEYKAGQVEHSTNNRMEMTAVSEAIAYAKYEFPSLPIKIHCDSQYVVNGFNSWMHGWKKKGWTKKGGEIKNLDIWKILYENHQDVELVWVKGHSGNDMNEFVDVLASGGDPSNIEIGSVEKINPLWEQVFKEFSGWTRGGYKNEDRDSLLRRIQSKYSITSVAVPIEIKKSKEIVPETQTTLVGDNEVLITYGLIETLKTQAGGFSKKGLELIGVSWPPEKGWKERVIGNPIDKEKYNLLIRDPKRGGKGK; from the coding sequence ATGAATGAAATTGAAATTTGGACAGATGGAAGCTGTGACCCGAACCCTGGAAAGGGAGGTTGGGCATTTGCTCTGAATAAAAAAGAATATAAAGCAGGACAAGTTGAACATTCCACAAACAACAGAATGGAGATGACGGCTGTTTCAGAGGCTATAGCATACGCAAAATACGAATTCCCATCACTACCGATTAAAATACATTGTGACAGTCAATACGTTGTTAATGGATTCAATTCATGGATGCACGGATGGAAAAAAAAGGGGTGGACGAAAAAAGGGGGTGAGATAAAAAACTTGGATATCTGGAAGATTCTTTATGAAAACCACCAAGATGTAGAGTTGGTGTGGGTGAAGGGACACTCCGGTAATGATATGAACGAGTTTGTTGACGTACTTGCTTCAGGTGGCGACCCGTCCAATATTGAAATTGGATCGGTTGAAAAAATCAACCCTTTGTGGGAACAGGTGTTTAAGGAGTTTTCAGGATGGACACGGGGCGGTTATAAGAACGAAGACAGGGATTCCCTACTTAGACGGATACAATCTAAATATTCAATTACATCAGTTGCAGTGCCTATAGAAATTAAAAAATCAAAAGAGATTGTACCCGAAACACAAACGACTCTAGTTGGAGATAACGAAGTATTAATAACATACGGGCTGATAGAGACATTAAAGACCCAAGCGGGAGGTTTTTCAAAAAAAGGTCTGGAACTTATAGGTGTGTCTTGGCCTCCAGAAAAAGGATGGAAAGAACGCGTAATCGGAAACCCTATCGATAAGGAAAAATATAATCTATTGATCCGTGACCCAAAAAGAGGTGGAAAAGGAAAATAA
- a CDS encoding GIY-YIG nuclease family protein, giving the protein MTREEFIKAQLEALTIYDAMNKMMNVHECAKFLNCHPDTVKNCIKSKNKHNKIIAFHTVEEGIQIPKYQFYKELLNSWGYYEEPNYPNGVKPYKPIKKKTYLMLEASTGFCKIGISKDPKRRETTLQSQKPDITLYATSDNKVEKTLHIKYDSKRVRGEWFNLSGQDIEDIIKEHSFKKVN; this is encoded by the coding sequence ATGACTAGAGAGGAATTCATAAAGGCACAATTAGAGGCATTGACCATTTACGATGCCATGAATAAAATGATGAATGTTCACGAATGTGCAAAGTTCTTGAATTGTCATCCAGATACCGTTAAAAATTGCATTAAGTCTAAAAATAAGCACAATAAGATAATAGCTTTCCATACTGTTGAAGAGGGAATACAAATACCAAAATATCAGTTTTATAAAGAGCTATTAAATTCATGGGGTTATTATGAAGAACCAAACTATCCAAATGGGGTTAAGCCCTATAAACCTATAAAAAAGAAAACCTATTTAATGCTAGAGGCATCAACAGGGTTTTGTAAGATAGGTATCTCAAAAGACCCAAAAAGACGCGAAACTACCCTTCAGTCTCAAAAACCAGATATCACCTTATACGCTACTTCTGATAATAAAGTAGAAAAAACTTTACATATTAAATACGATTCAAAAAGGGTTAGAGGTGAATGGTTTAATCTTAGTGGACAGGATATTGAAGATATTATTAAGGAACATTCGTTTAAAAAAGTTAATTGA
- a CDS encoding DUF6326 family protein, whose translation MIKTKIQPQILLSTLWIFVLLNMVFRDLHQFGKKSFIEEIMTGKVNGIEITDELMLIGGFLVELPILMVLLSRILVAKVNKWANILASIITMLVLASALPSADLDDLFFLIIEFPAFFAIILIAWELPSLIKTNSQFSI comes from the coding sequence GTGATAAAAACTAAAATTCAACCTCAAATCTTGCTTTCAACCTTGTGGATATTTGTATTGCTAAATATGGTTTTTAGAGATTTACATCAATTCGGCAAAAAGAGTTTTATAGAAGAAATAATGACAGGAAAAGTCAATGGCATAGAGATTACAGACGAATTAATGTTGATTGGAGGATTTTTAGTTGAACTACCAATTTTGATGGTTCTTCTCTCGAGAATATTAGTTGCCAAAGTTAACAAGTGGGCTAACATCCTGGCGAGTATAATCACAATGCTGGTTTTGGCGAGTGCTTTACCCTCTGCAGATTTGGATGATCTATTTTTCTTGATCATTGAATTCCCTGCATTTTTTGCAATAATCCTTATTGCATGGGAATTACCTTCCCTTATTAAAACTAATTCCCAGTTTTCAATATGA